Genomic segment of Truepera radiovictrix DSM 17093:
GGCAAGCTGATCGACTTCGGTCGCCAAGAGGAGCTGCCGATGGACCTGCTTTTAGGCGAGCTGCTCGAGTTCGTCGACGACGCGCTCGACGAGCTCGGCAGCCGCAAAGAGGCCGAGCACGCCTACACCATCTTAAAGCGCGGCAGCAGCGCCGACCGGCAGCTAGAGGTTTTCGGGCGCACGCAAGACCCCAAAGCAGTCGTCGACTGGCTTGTACAGGAGACCACCGCGAGCTGCACCGTACAACCCGAAGGGGCGGCGTAGCGGCGAGGAGCGTGCGCTCCCTACCAGAAGCCCCGCACCGCTCGTCGTACACTAAGGGAGTGACGACGGGCGGTGCGGGGGCGGAGCCTTTTTCCGGGCGGGGTGCAGCTAACCCCACGAGCCTCGAGCCCACCCCCCACACCCTGCGGGTCGACGGCTTGCGCGTCCACTACCTGCGCGGCGGGCGCGGGACGCCGCTCGTCTTGCTCCACGGTTTTAACGTCGGCAGCAGCCGCCTCACCTACGGCCCGAGCTTGGCGCCCTTAGCTGAGCGCTTCGACGTCATCGCCCCCGACCTCCCCGGCTACGGCCTCAGCGACGCCCCCGACCCCTTTTACACCACCGAGGACTACGTGCGGTTTTTGACGCGCTTTTTGGACGCCCTCTGCGTCAGGCGCGCCCACCTCGTCGGCTTCTCCAAGGGGGGCGGTATCGCTCTGGGGGCGGCGCTCGAGCACCCGGAGCGGTTTTACAAGCTCATCTTGGTCAGCGCCTACGCGCTGAACCGCACCCCACAGCTGCCGCTTCTGCCCTACCTGGCGCTGCGCTCGCCCTGGCTCAGCCAGATTTTTTGGCGCACCCTGCGCCGCTACCGGCGCCTGCTGCCTTGGTACCTCAAAAACGTCATCTTCGGCGACGCCCAAAAGGTCACCGAGCAGCTTTTGGAGGAGGTCCGCGAACCCTTGAGCCACGAGGGGAGCGAGGCGGCCTTTATGGCCTGGTTGCGCGGTGAAATGGGCCTTTTGCGCTTTCGCACCGACTACCGCGCGCAGCTTGGCGACCTGCAGGTGCCGACGCTGTTGCTCCACGGTACGCGCGACCTCGTCGTGCCCGTTTGGGGGGCGCGGCGCGCGGCGCGCAGAATACCCAACGCCCGCCTTCGGCTCGTCCCGCGCTGCGGGCACTGGCTGCCGCGCGAGGCGCCGGAGGCGCTCATCGAAGCCGCCACGACGTTTTTTGGCTAAGTGTCGCTGAAGCTGCCCGCCGAGCCGCGGCCACGAACCGAACTCCCTATCCCGCGTATAGTGGGTTATGGTCCAAACGTCCATCTGGTCTTTGCAGCGGCAGCTGTCGCGCAACCTGCTCGCCTGGAGCGCGCTGAGCGTGGGCGCGGGGGGCTTACTCCTCGCGGGCACCCCCTTCTGGCGCGGGGTGGGTTTGCAAGGGGTCGTCTGGGGGGGGATCGACGCCGGCATCGCCGCTTTCGGGTTGCGCGCCATGCGGCGTCGGCAGCGGGCGCTAGAACGCCCCGACGATCCGCAGGTCACCCGCGAGGAGGCGCGCAACCTCCACAAGCTGCTGCGCGTGAACGCCGGACTCGACGTGCTCTACGTCGCCGGCGGGGCGGCGCTCGCGCTGACCGCCGGCACGACCGACGCCTTTGCGCGCGGCAACGGCGTCGGCGTCGTCGTGCAGGGGGCTTTTCTGCTCGCTTTCGACCTCGTCTACGCGCAGCGAACGGGCCGCTACCTCCAGGAGCGCCGTCAGAGCGCCCAAGCTTGAGTTGGGCGTTGCCGCAGCGACCGTACCGCTTGTGAGCGGCTTATAGCACGCGGTTTATAGCACGAGGTCGCACGCTTCGGGCGGCATCCAGTGGGCGTCGCGGCCCTCCCACTTGATGTTGCAGCCGATCGGGTTGGTCACGGGCACGCGGACGGGGCGGCCCGCCAAGAGGTCCTCGAGGGCGTTCTCGAGGTCACTTACGGTCACGCGGCCTGCGTCTTTGGGGTTGTCCACCCCACGCCCCGTGTAGACGAGCTTGCGCTCGCGGTCGAAGACGAAAAAGTGCGGGGTCCGGAGGGCGCCGTAGGCGTAGGCGACCTCCTGCGTCTCGTCGCGCAGGTAGACCCAGGGGAAGCGGTGCTCGCTCATCCGCGCGACCATGTGCTCGAAGGAGTCTTCGGGCTTCGTGGTGGCACTGTTCGCGTTGATGCCGACGAAGGCGACCCCTTTGGGCATGAACCTCTCGGCCGTCTTACGCGTCAGCTCGTCCGAACCGAGGACATAGGGGCAGTGGTTGCAGGTGAAAAAGACGACGAGGGCTTCTGCGCCCTCAAAGCTCGCCAGGCTGTAGGTCTGGCCGTCGGTGGCCGGAAGCGAAAAGTCTTTGGCTGCTTCGCCAAGCTGTAGGGTAAAGCTCATCCGCGTCTCCTTTCGCCGAGCGTGTAAAGACGTGCGGGTCTAGGCTACCGCGACCCGCGGAGGTCACGTGTAGGCAAGGCAGCGCTGCGGGTCGTGGCGGCCGTCAAAGTCGGGGAGCGCGTTGGCCTCGGCGTGAGCGAGCGCGTGAGCCCAGCGTGCCCCTGAGCGGGACGTCGCGCCGCGGCGCCCATCGGCAGCGCCCCGCACAGGGGCTCTCCCAAGTGAGCGCTACTGGCCGCGGCCAGGGTTTTTAAGAGCGCCACCCCGACACCATCATGCCCACGAGCATCGCCTTGGCTACGCAGCCGTCACCCCAGACGGGTCTCGCGCGCACGCCGAAGACGGCCGCGACCAACGTCATGCGACCCCTCAAAAGCGCTTTGGGTCGTTGTTTCAGCGCGCCACAAGGGCCACACTAGGAGCATGCAACAGCTCGTGCTCGTCACGGGGGCAACGGGGTATATCGGTGGACGCCTCGTCCCGAGGCTTTTGGAGGCGGGGCTGCCGGTGCGCTGCCTCGTGCGCGACCGGGCGCGCCTTGCGGGCAAACCGTGGTTTGCGCAGGTCGAGGTCGCCGAAGCCGACGTGCTGCGGGGCGAGGGGCTAAAGGCGGCCTTGAGGGGCGTCCACACGGCGTACTACCTGATTCACTCGATGGGCGCCTCTGAAAAGGGGTTTGAAGACCGCGACCTAAGAGCGGCCCGCAACTTCGCTGCGGCGGCGCGCGAGGCCGGCGTGCAGCACATCGTCTACCTGGGCGGGCTGGGCGCCGCGCACAAGGGGATGTCCAAACACCTGCGTTCGCGCCAGGAGACGGGCGCCGCCCTCGCCGCCGCCGGGGTGCCCGTCACCGAGTTTCGCGCGGCGATCATCGTCGGCTCGGGGAGCCTCTCGTTCGAGATGATCCGCTACCTCACCGAGCGCCTGCCCCTCATGGTCACCCCCAAGTGGGTCGACACGCGCGTCCAACCCATCGCCATCCGCGACGTGCTGGCCTTTTTGCAGGGCGCTTTGGAGAGGCCCCCGCAGGGGCACCACGTCGTCGAGATCGGCGGCCCGGACATCCTGAGCTACCGCGACATGATGCTCACCTACGCGCGGGTGCGCGGGCTTAAACGCACGATGATCCCGACCCCCGTGCTCAGCCCGCGGCTCTCGTCGTACTGGATCAACCTGATTACCCCCATCCCGGCGTCGATCGCCCGCCCCCTGGTCGAGGGGCTCACGAGCGAGGTGATCGTCGACGACCCCGAACCCGCCAGAGCCTACGGCGTCCACCCCATCTCCTACGAGACCGCCGTCAAGCTCGCCCTCGACCGCACCCAACAGGGGGCGGTTGAAACGCTCTGGAGCGGCGCGCTGGCCGCCGTGCCGCGCGGCACCCCCGAACCCACCAAGCTGAGGCCGCGCGACACCGAGGGGATGCTCCTCGACCGGCGCGTCGAGCGCTTCCGGGTAGCTCGTGAGGACGTTTTTAGCGCCGTTTTGCGGATCGGCGGTGAGGAGGGCTGGGGGACGTTCGATTGGCTCTGGCAGCTGCGCGGCCTCCTCGACCGGCTCTGGGGCGGGGTGGGGATGCGGCGCGGACGGCGCGACCCCGTGAACTTGCAACCCGGCGACGCGCTCGACTTCTGGCGCGTCGAGAGCGTCGCGCCCAACGACCACCTGCAGCTGCGCGCCGAGATGAAGCTGCCGGGGCGGGCGTGGCTCCGCTTCGACCTGCGCGACACCGAAGACGGCGGGACCGAGGTGCAGCAGACCGCATTTTTTGAACCCAAGGGGCTCTTGGGGTTTCTCTACTGGTGGGCCGTCTACCCCTTGCACCTGTTCGTCTTCCCGTCGATGCTCCGCGCCATCGGGCGGCGCGCCGAGCAGCTCAGCCAGCAGCGCGCGGTGGCGCCGGACCCGTCACCGAGCCCCTAACGCACCCGCTCGAGCTCCCGCTCGGCGAGCGAGACGAGCGCCCGCTTGGCCGGGCCCTCCTCAAAAGGCTCCAGGGCCCGCATCGCCGCCTGTGCCTCGAGCGCGATCTGCGCCGCCGCCCGCGCCTCGGCGCCGTGCGCGCGCACGAGCTCGAGCATCCGCTCGACATCACCCGGTTCGCTGGCGTGCCGCCGCAAGATGGTCCGCGCCTCCTCGACGCCCGCCTCTAGAAGCGTCAGCACCGCAAAGGTCGCCTTGCCCTCGCGCAGGTCGCCGCCTATGGGTTTGCCGAGCGTCTCGGGGTCGCTCATGAGGTCGAGTAGGTCGTCGCGCATCTGAAAGGCGCGGCCGTAGTGGAGCCCGAAGGCGCGCAGGGCGCGCCGCGCCCCCGGCGCGGCGCCCGCCAGGAGCGCCACCCCTTCGGTCGCGGCGGCGAGCAGCACCGCGGTCTTGCCCTCGATGATGGTGTTGTAGTGCTCGAGCGAGTAGGTCTCTAAAGACGCCATCTGAAACTGCAGCACCTCCCCCTCGCAGATGCGCGCGGCGGTCTCGGACATGAGCCGCGTAAAGCTCGGCGCGTCCGCCTCGGCGAGGATGCCGAGCACCCGCGCGAGCATAAAGTCGCCCGACATCACGCTCACCACGTTGCCGTAGCGCCGAAACGCCGCGACGACGCCGCGCCGCGTGCTGGCGTCGTCGATGAGGTCGTCGTGCAGGAGCGAAGCCGAGTGCAGCAGCTCGACGGCGAGCGCGACCCGCATCGCCGCCTCGCGCTCCGCGCCCAAAAGCCGCCCCGTCAAAAAAGCGAGGCTCGGCCGCAGCCGCTTGCCCCCCGCGTGCACGAGGTCCTCGCCGATGGCGCCGATAAACTCGACGGGTGAGTAGAGCTCCTCGGTCAGGCGCGCTTCGAAGTCGCTGAGGTCCTGCTGGATAAGGTCGAACACACTAGGCAGTATACGGGGCAGTACACGGGTCCGCTCGCACCGCCCGAACGCGGCCCGCCCCCTTGAGGCGGCCCCCTCGAAGCGCGCCGCGAGCAGCTAGCGGCGCGCTTCGATGCGGACGAGCACCCGGCCGGTGGCGCGGTTGCCGGCGGTGTCCTCGATGGTGTAGGTAAACGCGTCCGTGGTGAGGAGCTCGGGCGGCGGCGTGTAGCGGACGAACCCCCCGTCCACGACCTCCGCCACGCCACCCGCTACCGGCTCGCTCACCCCTACGAGGGTCAGCTCCCCCGCGCTCGAGGCGTCGTTCGCGAGGACGTTGATCACCACCGGTTCGCCGGGCAGCGTCACCGCCGCGTCGTCACCAGCGATGATCGTCGGGCCGCTCGGCGGCGCGGGGGGGGCACCGCCGTCATCACCACCGCCGTTACCGCCCCCTCCTGCGGTCACCGTCACCGTCACGCTGGCCCGCCCGACCCCGCCGCGGCCGTCTTCGACGGTGACGGTCGCCGTGTAGCTGCCGGGGGCCGTATAGGTGTGCGTCTGCACCCGCTGTTCGCGGGTCGTCGCGGGCAAAACCGTGCCGTCGCCAAAATCCCAGCGGAAGGTGAGGGGGTCACCGTCGTAGTCCTTGGCGTTGGCCGTAAAGGTCACCGTGAGGGGCGCTTCACCGGCGGTGGGCTCGGCGGCGAGCGCGACTTCGGGGCGGCGGTTGTCGGGGTCCTCGGGGGGGGTGGTCGGGGGTGCGGGCGGGTCCGTGGGCGGGTCGGTAGGATCCGTCGGGGGCGTGGGCGGGTCGGTGGGGTCGGTCGGCGGTGCGGGGGGGTCGGTGGGGTCCGTGGGAGGTGCGGGGGGGTCGGTGGGGTCGGTCGGGGGCGCGGGCGGCGCGGTGGGGGGGTCGGTCGGCGCACCGTCGCTCGGACGCTCCGCGACCCTGAAGGTGTACGAGGTCGCGTTGGGAACCCCCACCCCGTTGACCGCCTCGAGCCGCACCGTGTAGGAGCCCGCGGGCAGCTCGAGCGCTGCGGAGAACGACGCGGGGGAGGCGGGGTCGAGCGCCTGCTCCTGGCCGTTTACAAAGACCGCGAAGCTCGCGATCCCGCTTTCCGGGTCGTTCGCGCTCGCGCTCAACTGCACCGGGCCGGTCGCACTGGCGCCGTGGCCGGAGACCGAAAAGTCGAAGTCGGGGCGGCTGCCGTCGGCTTGCACCTCGAGGACAGCCGTCTGACGCTGCTGCCCCGCGGCGTTACGCACGACCGCCTGGAGCTGCGAGGTGACAAGACCGCTCGCCGCGCCCGGCAGCGGTACGCTGGGGCGCCCGCTCTCCGGCGCTGGAAAGACAAAGGGGTTGCCGAAGGCGCGCGGGTCCGTACCGCGCACAAAGCGCCCCATCGACGCGCCGTTGACGAAGAGCTCGACGCTCTCGACGCGCTCGCTGTCTGAAGCGGTGACGAACACGGCGACGGGGTAGCTCGTCGTCTGCTGGGTGACGGGGTCGTACTGCGTGTCGGCGGGGACGAGGAGCGGCCCGTTGCGCGGGGCGCGCGCGTCGACGAGCACCTGCGGCAGCGGTTCGGCGTTCGGGTTACCGATCTGCGCGATGGCGACCGCAGGCTCCTCAGCGGGGCCCGAGCCAGCGGTCGGTTGTGGGCTGAGGGAGCTGCAGGCGCTCAGCGCGCAGACAAGGAGGAGCGCGCAGCGAAAGGGGGGGCGCATCACGGCCCCTGACCCACGATGATCGCGACCTGATAGGGCCCGCTGCGAAACGGCCGCTGCAGGTCGTCGGTCCCGTAGAAGTAGAGGTTGGCGTAGGCGCCGACGGCGCCGCCGACACCCACGAGGCGGTAGAGCTCCCGAGCGACGTCTTCGGGGACGAGCGTCGTCGTCGGTAGGTTTTCCGCCTGCCCCAAGGGGGGCCTTACGGGGCCGCGCCGGAAGGCTGCGCCGGGGGAGTTGACCGTGCAGCCGTCGAAGGTCTCGTCCTCTAGGAGCTGGTCGCAGGAGAGCCCCGGGGGCACGTAGAGGTTGAGGCTCCCGCGGCTCCTGAGAACAGCGTCGCCGGGGAAAGCCGGGTTACCGCTCGCTTCATAGAAGAAGATCTCGTACCCCTCGATGGTCGCACCGACCGCCCCCGCTTTGCTCGCAAACCGCAGCACGTGGGCGCTCGGCGCGTACGTAGCCCTACCCTCGGGGCCGAGCGCCACGTTCAGGGTGATGGGTTGAGGATCTAGCTGCACGTCAAACGCGTAGGGCGCCATGCGCAGCGTGTGGCTGCACGCCACGAGGCCCATGAGTAGCGCCCCGCTCGCGATCCGCATAGCAGCTCTAGGCATGAGAGTCATCTGCGCCTCCTGGCCGATTCGGCACACACCCCAAGCTTAGGGGCCCCGGAGGTGCGCCTTTGGTGAAAACTCCACAGCCAGCGCCGCACATGTAAAGGAGTTCACACCGTAGGTCTTCCCAGGTTTTTGGGGGCGACGTCTTCCGGTGCCTGAAGGGTAGCCGCAGCTACGCGAAGAGGCGTTAAGCGTGGCGGCGTTGAGGGCCAACTGACCTGCAGATGCCCCCCTAGCGCTTGACGCATGGCGGCGAGCGCAAAAGAGAGGGCTCGAGGTCGCCTCGAGCCCGTTGCTAGGTTTGGGCTGCAGGTTCGGGCTATCCGCGCCGCCCCGTCTGCGCGGCGTAGGTGCTCTCAAAGATCTTGTCGGCGTTGCCCGCCTCGAAGCCCTCGCGGCGCTGCTCGCGCGTCAGCTCCGTCTGCCCCGCGAACTCGGGGAGCGGACGCCTTTCGGCGAACTCGACGTACGACCCCGCGATCTTATGCCGCTCGCCCCCCGCGAACTCGGCTTCGATCATCTCGGCGACCGTCGAGCTCTGGATGAGGAGGCCGTCGGGGCTCCTTTTCGCCTTGCCACCCGCGGCGTTGAGGGTAAAACCCCGAGCCTCCAAAAAGGCGTTGAACTGCTCTACCGTGTTGTACCCCTCGGGCAGGTTGTGCACCGAAATGGTGAAGTGGTTGAGGTAGTAGCGGTTGTAGATCACCCACGCCGCGTACTCGCTCTCCTCGGCGAGGCGTCTGTAGTCGGCGTAGCTCGGCAGCCGCCAGAGCGGGTGGTGCAAAAAGGCGTCGACCGCCCCCGCGTCGTCGAGGTCAAGGGCGTCCACCGGGTCGCGCGTCACCTCGTCCGTGTAGGCGTGGATGATGCGCTGCGCCTCCGGGCTCAGCTCGCCGACCCGCAGCTCGCTGATAAAGACGCGCGGAAAGCGCGGTTCGGGCGGGCTGTACCAGTAGGCGTCGAGCTTTTTCGCCGGAAAGTCGTAGGCGTCGCGGCGCCGGTAGCCGTAGTGCAAAAAGACCTTTTCGAGCGACGCGATACCCAGGTGCGGCACGCCCATCGTGCGAAAGGCGATGTGGTCGTTTTCGATCTCCTCGGGCGTGCGGATGATGCCCTCGGCGGTCATCGCCTGCAGGATCGCCTCGACGTCGGGGACGCGCGCCTTGTAGCGGCGCATGAGGCCGTCTAGCACGCCCTGCAACGTTTCCAGTTTGGATGCAACGCTCATCGGCTCCTCCTTAGGCTTTAAAGCCTTTGGCGCCACCATACACCCAAAGCGAAAGCGCGTCTAGCGTTTTACGGCAGAACCGTAGGCCACAAAAGCGCTTTGCTTATGGACCGAAAAAGCAGGGTGAGGGTAACGGCTGGCCTCAGGGCTCGAGAAACCCCGCCGCCTCTCCCCACGCCCCCTCGAAGACGAGCTCGCGCAGCGGTTTGCGTCGCCGCGGCGCGCGCTCCCGCTCCTGCAGCTCCGCGGGGAGCGCGGCGGGGTCGCCGAGGTAGCCGAGCGCCAAGACGGTCACGGGCCTAAAGGTCTCGGGGATACCGAAGGCCGCCCTCGCCTCGTCGGGGCGAAAACCGGCCATCTGGTGCACAAAAAGGCCCAGTGCGGTCGCCTGAACGGTCAAGTTGGCGACCGCCAGACCGACGTCGTGCAGCGCGTAGGCGTGCTCGGCCGCGGGTTTGTCGCCCTTGGCCGGCAGCAGGGTGTCGGCGAGCGTCAGGATGAGCACCGGCACCCGCTCGGTCCAGCTCTGGTTGCCCCGCGCGAGGCAGGCGCGCAGCGCGTCAAAGGCGTCCGTCTTGCGCCGCGTCACCAGAAAGCGCCAGGGTTGCAGGTTCGACGACGACGGCGCCCAACGGGCGGCCTCGAGCACGCTGGCGAGCTTTTCCGGTTCAACCGGCGTCTCGGCAAAAGCGCGCGGGCTCCAGCGCCGCGCCAGGAGGTCGGTGAGGGGGTAGTCGCTCGGGGCGCGCCGGTCACGGTCGGGACGCTCGGCGTCCTGGGGGGGGATAGCGGTACGCATCCCGCTATTATCGGGCGCCTAACGCGCCGCGCCTGCAGCCTGGCTCACGCGGCGCAGCGCCGCC
This window contains:
- a CDS encoding alpha/beta fold hydrolase translates to MTTGGAGAEPFSGRGAANPTSLEPTPHTLRVDGLRVHYLRGGRGTPLVLLHGFNVGSSRLTYGPSLAPLAERFDVIAPDLPGYGLSDAPDPFYTTEDYVRFLTRFLDALCVRRAHLVGFSKGGGIALGAALEHPERFYKLILVSAYALNRTPQLPLLPYLALRSPWLSQIFWRTLRRYRRLLPWYLKNVIFGDAQKVTEQLLEEVREPLSHEGSEAAFMAWLRGEMGLLRFRTDYRAQLGDLQVPTLLLHGTRDLVVPVWGARRAARRIPNARLRLVPRCGHWLPREAPEALIEAATTFFG
- a CDS encoding DUF6992 family protein; the encoded protein is MVQTSIWSLQRQLSRNLLAWSALSVGAGGLLLAGTPFWRGVGLQGVVWGGIDAGIAAFGLRAMRRRQRALERPDDPQVTREEARNLHKLLRVNAGLDVLYVAGGAALALTAGTTDAFARGNGVGVVVQGAFLLAFDLVYAQRTGRYLQERRQSAQA
- a CDS encoding thioredoxin family protein; its protein translation is MSFTLQLGEAAKDFSLPATDGQTYSLASFEGAEALVVFFTCNHCPYVLGSDELTRKTAERFMPKGVAFVGINANSATTKPEDSFEHMVARMSEHRFPWVYLRDETQEVAYAYGALRTPHFFVFDRERKLVYTGRGVDNPKDAGRVTVSDLENALEDLLAGRPVRVPVTNPIGCNIKWEGRDAHWMPPEACDLVL
- a CDS encoding SDR family oxidoreductase — encoded protein: MQQLVLVTGATGYIGGRLVPRLLEAGLPVRCLVRDRARLAGKPWFAQVEVAEADVLRGEGLKAALRGVHTAYYLIHSMGASEKGFEDRDLRAARNFAAAAREAGVQHIVYLGGLGAAHKGMSKHLRSRQETGAALAAAGVPVTEFRAAIIVGSGSLSFEMIRYLTERLPLMVTPKWVDTRVQPIAIRDVLAFLQGALERPPQGHHVVEIGGPDILSYRDMMLTYARVRGLKRTMIPTPVLSPRLSSYWINLITPIPASIARPLVEGLTSEVIVDDPEPARAYGVHPISYETAVKLALDRTQQGAVETLWSGALAAVPRGTPEPTKLRPRDTEGMLLDRRVERFRVAREDVFSAVLRIGGEEGWGTFDWLWQLRGLLDRLWGGVGMRRGRRDPVNLQPGDALDFWRVESVAPNDHLQLRAEMKLPGRAWLRFDLRDTEDGGTEVQQTAFFEPKGLLGFLYWWAVYPLHLFVFPSMLRAIGRRAEQLSQQRAVAPDPSPSP
- a CDS encoding polyprenyl synthetase family protein, which gives rise to MFDLIQQDLSDFEARLTEELYSPVEFIGAIGEDLVHAGGKRLRPSLAFLTGRLLGAEREAAMRVALAVELLHSASLLHDDLIDDASTRRGVVAAFRRYGNVVSVMSGDFMLARVLGILAEADAPSFTRLMSETAARICEGEVLQFQMASLETYSLEHYNTIIEGKTAVLLAAATEGVALLAGAAPGARRALRAFGLHYGRAFQMRDDLLDLMSDPETLGKPIGGDLREGKATFAVLTLLEAGVEEARTILRRHASEPGDVERMLELVRAHGAEARAAAQIALEAQAAMRALEPFEEGPAKRALVSLAERELERVR
- a CDS encoding PKD domain-containing protein, with the translated sequence MRPPFRCALLLVCALSACSSLSPQPTAGSGPAEEPAVAIAQIGNPNAEPLPQVLVDARAPRNGPLLVPADTQYDPVTQQTTSYPVAVFVTASDSERVESVELFVNGASMGRFVRGTDPRAFGNPFVFPAPESGRPSVPLPGAASGLVTSQLQAVVRNAAGQQRQTAVLEVQADGSRPDFDFSVSGHGASATGPVQLSASANDPESGIASFAVFVNGQEQALDPASPASFSAALELPAGSYTVRLEAVNGVGVPNATSYTFRVAERPSDGAPTDPPTAPPAPPTDPTDPPAPPTDPTDPPAPPTDPTDPPTPPTDPTDPPTDPPAPPTTPPEDPDNRRPEVALAAEPTAGEAPLTVTFTANAKDYDGDPLTFRWDFGDGTVLPATTREQRVQTHTYTAPGSYTATVTVEDGRGGVGRASVTVTVTAGGGGNGGGDDGGAPPAPPSGPTIIAGDDAAVTLPGEPVVINVLANDASSAGELTLVGVSEPVAGGVAEVVDGGFVRYTPPPELLTTDAFTYTIEDTAGNRATGRVLVRIEARR
- a CDS encoding DUF1338 domain-containing protein encodes the protein MSVASKLETLQGVLDGLMRRYKARVPDVEAILQAMTAEGIIRTPEEIENDHIAFRTMGVPHLGIASLEKVFLHYGYRRRDAYDFPAKKLDAYWYSPPEPRFPRVFISELRVGELSPEAQRIIHAYTDEVTRDPVDALDLDDAGAVDAFLHHPLWRLPSYADYRRLAEESEYAAWVIYNRYYLNHFTISVHNLPEGYNTVEQFNAFLEARGFTLNAAGGKAKRSPDGLLIQSSTVAEMIEAEFAGGERHKIAGSYVEFAERRPLPEFAGQTELTREQRREGFEAGNADKIFESTYAAQTGRRG
- a CDS encoding nitroreductase family protein; translated protein: MRTAIPPQDAERPDRDRRAPSDYPLTDLLARRWSPRAFAETPVEPEKLASVLEAARWAPSSSNLQPWRFLVTRRKTDAFDALRACLARGNQSWTERVPVLILTLADTLLPAKGDKPAAEHAYALHDVGLAVANLTVQATALGLFVHQMAGFRPDEARAAFGIPETFRPVTVLALGYLGDPAALPAELQERERAPRRRKPLRELVFEGAWGEAAGFLEP